The DNA sequence GCGACGTAGGTGCCGGCGAGCAGCCCCCGATAGCCGAGGGTGATGCCGTCCCAGCCCGATGGTTCGCCGTTGACGACCGCACCGGGCGGGTCGCGGGTCTCGACGAGGTGGCGTGCGCCGCGCGAGTCGGTCTCCTCGCCGACCACGCCGGCGAAACTCACGCCGGTCTCGACGGCCGCGACCGCCATCGCGGCGAGCGGACCGGTCGCGTCGACGCTCCCCCGGCCCCAGAGGGTCTCGACCCCGTCGGTCTCCTCGACCCGGACCGGAATATCACCCGGTACCGTATCGACGTGGGAGGTCAACAACAGCGAGTCGTCGGCGGGCGCACGGACGTTGCCGACCTCGTCGAGCCACGCCTCGCGACCGTGGGTCTCGAAGAACGAAACCAGCAGGTCGGCACAGGCCCGCTCCTCGCCCGACGGCGAGGGCGTCCCCACGAGGTCGACGAGGAGTCCCCGGGCCTGCTCGTCCGAGACGCCCGCGACGGCCTCGCTCACGACTCGCCCCCGAGCACGTTCGAGAGCGCGTCGACGACCTCGTCGGCGTCGTCCTCGTCGAGGACCAGCGGCGGGAGGAGCCTGACGACCGAGCGCCCGGCGGGGAGCGCGAGGAGGTTCGAATCGAGCGCGAGGTCGCGGAGCGCGCGGTTCGCGCCACGTTTGACCTCGATGCCGATCATCAGCCCCTCGCCCCGGATCTCCCGCACGTCGTCGCCGATCGCGGCGTCGAGCCCCGCTCGAAGGTACTCGCCGACCGCACCGGCGTTGCTCGGGACTTCCTCCTCGACCAGCGTCGAGACGGTGGCGTCGACCGCGGCGCTCACGACCGGCCCACCGCTGAAGGTCGCGTTGTGCGGGCCGTGGTCGTCGGCGATCCAGTCGGCACAGAGCGCCGTCCCCGCGGGGAGGCCGTTCGCCAGCCCCTTCGCGGTCGTGAGGACGTCCGGGACGACACCGGCCTGCTGGGAGGCCCAGAGGGTTCCCGTCCGGCCCATCCCCGTCTGCACCTCGTCGAAGACCAGCGCTGCACCCGCGTCCTCGGTGCACTCGCGCGCTGCCGCGAGGTAGCCGTCAGTGGGAACGTTGATCCCGCCCTCGCCCTGGATGGGTTCGACGATCACCGCCGCGGTCTCGTCGTCGACCGCCTCCGCGAGCGCCTCGCTATCCCCGTAGGGCACGAACTCCACGTCCCCGATCAGGGGCTCGAACGGGTCACGGTAGTCGTTGTTCCAGGTCGTCGCGAGCGCGCCCATCGTCCGACCGTGAAAGCCCTGCATCGTCGCGACGATCTTCGATCGCCCCGTGGCGCTCCGGGCGAACTTCAGCGCCGCCTCGTTCGCCTCGGTCCCGGAGTTACAGAGCCAGACGTTTTCGAGCCCCTCGGG is a window from the Halococcus hamelinensis 100A6 genome containing:
- a CDS encoding aspartate aminotransferase family protein, whose translation is MSNFIHSEKPIRIERGEGAYLYDTDGTEYLDCGASYACTPLGHDHPAVNEAVHDQVDRLTFVQASYPVDARDRAFDALAAAAPEGLENVWLCNSGTEANEAALKFARSATGRSKIVATMQGFHGRTMGALATTWNNDYRDPFEPLIGDVEFVPYGDSEALAEAVDDETAAVIVEPIQGEGGINVPTDGYLAAARECTEDAGAALVFDEVQTGMGRTGTLWASQQAGVVPDVLTTAKGLANGLPAGTALCADWIADDHGPHNATFSGGPVVSAAVDATVSTLVEEEVPSNAGAVGEYLRAGLDAAIGDDVREIRGEGLMIGIEVKRGANRALRDLALDSNLLALPAGRSVVRLLPPLVLDEDDADEVVDALSNVLGGES